Genomic segment of Sphingopyxis sp. QXT-31:
TCGACACCGCGAAGATCGACGAGGCGATCCGCCTGTCGCTGTTCGCCCAAGCGGCGTCGGCGATGGCCTCGCAGATCGCCGACCTGCTGCGCGCCGCGCCGGGACAGCCGCAGCCGGGCCCGCTCGTCGCGCGGCTCGAGCCCGGGGTCGATCGCCTCATGGCAGGGGTCGACGGCCTCCTCAGCCCCTCGGTCAAGCGCCAGTGGGACATGCTGAGCCTGCAATTGCTCGACGCGGGCGCGCCCGAGGCGCTGGCGTCGTCGGTCGTGCGCCTGTTCAAGACCGACGGCGCGATCGGCATCGTCGACCTCGCCGAACGCCGCGGCGACGACGAGATCGCGGTGACGCACGCCTTTACCCATTTGGGCGAAGCGCTCGGGCTCGACTGGGCGCAGACGCTGGCGGCGCATATGAGCCCCGCCGATCCGTGGGAACGCCTGCTGGTCAACAGCCTCGCGCGCGATTTCCAGCAGATGCGGCTGACCTTCCTTGGCCAACTGCCCGCGGGCGACCTCGACGCCGCGGTGACCAAATGGCTCGCCGACAATGGCCCGCGCGTCGCGCAGTTCCGCGCGACGGTCGACCGCGCGCGGACGATCCCGAACCCCAACGGCGCGATGCTCTCGCACATCGCCGGCCAGGCGCGCGGATTGCTGGGACGGTAGTCACCGGCGGCGCGGGCAATAAATAGGGACAGTCCCTATTTAATCATCCGCGCCGTTCCGGACCAGCCGATCGATGAAATTAAATAGGGACTGTCCCTATTTATTGGGAGACTCCCTTGCCCTATCAACCGCGCGTCGCGATCCTCGTCCCGGGGGCCGAATATTACGAGAAATGGCAGCCCGCCTTCGCGCGCAAGGCGCTGGCGCTCGCGGGCGCCGGGCTCGCGGTCGAGCAACGCGTGTGGGGCGACCCGGGCGACCTCAAGGGCTTCGACCTGATCCTGCCGCTCTTCGCCTGGGGCTATCAGCGCGACGTGCCCCGCTGGTACGCCTTGCTCGACCGGCTCGAGGCCGAGGAGTTGCCGGTGGTCAATCCGGTCGCGGTGCTGCGCTGGAACAGCGACAAGGCCTATCTCTCGCAGCTCGCGGCAAAGGGCGTCGCGGTGGTGCCGACGGTCGAGATCGCGGCGCTCGATGACGCCGGGTTGGCCGACGCGCGTGCGCGGCTCGGGGCTGATGAGGTGGTGATAAAGCCCGCGATCTCGGGCGGCGCCGACGGCACGCACCGCGTCGCGGCGGGCGTGGGCGTGCCCCCCGACGCGGTGGGCCAGCGGCGGCTGGTGCAGCCGCTGATGCCGGGCATCCTGACCGAGGGCGAATATTCGCTCTTCTTCTTCGACGGCCAGTTCAGCCACGCGATCGTCAAGCGCCCGGCGGCGGGCGATTTTCGCGTGCAGGAACAGTTCGGCGGGCGCGAGACCGCGTGGGACGCGAGCGCCGAAGCGCAGGCGCTCGCCGCCGCGGCGCTGGCGGCCGCGCCCGCGCCGCCCGTTTATGCGCGCGTCGATATGGTCGGCGATGCCGCGGGGGTGCTCCACATCATGGAGCTCGAACTGATCGAACCCTCGCTGTTCCTGCACTTCGCCGAGGACAAAGGCGCGGCCTTCGGGAAAGCCGTGGCGGGGGTGGCGGTGCGGTGAACGTCGCGACCTGGACCCGGATCACGCTCCCTCATTCCTTCAAATAGCTGGCGACAAGCGCATTCGATTCATCGACCGTGAAGAAGCGATCGCAGTGCGGGCAGACATAAGCGTCGAGGCCGCTTGTCGATATCAAATAGCCAACGACTACTTCAAAATCGTCATGCCTAACCTGCTCGACGATCCGTTGTGCGAGCCGCTCGATTTCCTCATCGGGGATCAGGGTCGATCGGCACGGCGATGGGGCGAGAGTATCGCTAAACTGATGTCCGACAGGGCAACGAACTTGCGTCATTCAACGACTCCATGAAGAGCGGTTTATCGCTCGTGCCTGAACTGCCAGCTTCGGTCCTCCGCTGGTTTACCGTCGATCAGGAAATCGATGTCCACGCTGGCGGGATAGATGACCAGTTCGCGCTCATCGATGACCTGAACCTCGATGGCGGCTTCGGCGTCTCCGACGACGAGCGTCAGGCTTTCTTCCGGCTCCAGTTCGAAGCATTCGGGCCATGGCTCGACCGACACATAGATCGGAAAACTGTTGCGGTTGGCGATGACGTGCCGCGTCGCTTCCCGATCGATGGGCGCCAGCTTTCCCTTTCGTCGAAACGGATTCCACGCCATCTCACTCCTCCGTTCTGCCCCGCCACAACCACTGCCTAATCGCCGACGTCAAATTCGGCGGATCCTCCGCCTCCATCCGTTCGACATCGATCCGCGCCACCAGCGCGTTGATCGGCAGCGCCTGCCGCGCGGCTTCGGCTTCCAGCGCGTCCCAGAAGACCGGCTCGAGGCTGATCGAGGTCGGGTGGCCGGCGATCGTCACCGAGCGTTTGACCGGGGGGTGATAGGGGGCGGCCATGACGAGAGCTTACCGCCTCCGCCCTTGAAGAGGTACGATTTATTTGGGGGTGACCGGGTTCCGGGCGGGGCCTAGATTATCGTCCGACGGACAAGGATCGAACGACGTGACGACAGCCGGAATCCACGCCCTCACCGAAAAGGAGAAGGAGACGCTTCGCCTGCTGGTCAGCGGCTATGACGCCAAGTCGATGGCGCGCCACCTGGGGCTGTCGGTGCATACGGTCAACGAGCGATTGCGCGACGCGCGGCGCAAGCTCGCGGTATCGAGCAGCCGCGAGGCGGCGCGGCAACTGCGCGATATCGAGCATCGGGACCCCCAAATCCTCGGGGACAAGGCTTTGGGGGAAGCCGCCGCGGCCCCCGGCGTGGAACAACCGACGGCATCAGTCGAGGCGCGCCGCATGGGGCGGCGGTCCGGCTGGATAGCCGGAGGTTTGTTCATGTCCTTTGCTCTTGCCCTGCTCGCTTTCGCCTCAATGTCCGGAAGCGCCGATGCGCCCGCCGCGCCGCCCGCGACCGCCGCCGCCGACAGCCCCGCGGTCGCGGCGGCGCGCGATTGGTTTACGCTGGTCGACAAGGGCGACTGGAACGCCAGCTGGGAGGCGACCGGCCAGTCGTTCAGGGCCATGAATAGCGTCGAGACGTGGGCGCGCGTGGCAAGCCAGGTGCAGGGGCCGCTCGGCGCGGTGAAGGCGCGCACCCTGCTCAGCGAAGAAACCGTGCCGGCGCCGCCCTACGGCTACCAGCTGGTCAAGTTCCGCACCGACTATACGAACAAGCCGGGCGCAATCGAGACGCTGTCGCTGGTGCACGAAGGCGGGAGCTGGCGGGTTGTTGGGGTGACGGTGGAGTAGGGGGTCTGGGGGCGGGTCTGGTCTCAGGAACCGTCCTCTCTTTCCGCTTGTGTCGAGCGAAGTCGAGACACCTTGGCTTGGCGCTATCCCGCAGGGTGTCTCGACTCCGCTCGACACGAACGGATTTTGTATTTTGGACGGAGCGTAGGCGGCGACGGCAAAGCCGCCGCCATGACGTTAGACGGGTTCGGCCGGCCTTGCGGGGCCGTCCGCCCCGCTGGCCGAGCCGGTGGCTGCCGCTTCGCGGCACCGGCGCCTAACGCGACGTTCGCTGCGCGAACGCCTTGTTACGCGCCTGCCACCATCAATACATATGCTGCCCCCCGTTAATCGACATCGTCGACCCCGTAACAAACCCCGCATCCTCGCTGCACAAAAACGCCACGCCGCGCGCGATCTCGTCGGCCTGGCCCAGACGCCCCACCGGGATCTTCGCGACGATCTTTTCCAGCACCGGGGCGGGGACCGCGGCGACCATGTCGGTGTCGATATAGCCCGGCGCGATCGCGTTCACCGTGACGCCCTTCTTGGCGCCTTCCTGCGCCAGCGCCTTGGTGAAGCCGTGGATGCCCGATTTCGCCGCGGCATAATTGACCTGGCCGTACTGGCCCGCCTGGCCGTTGATCGATCCGATGTTGACGATGCGGCCCCAGCCGCGCTCGACCATGCCGCCGAAGGTCGCCTTGGCCATGTTGAAGCAGCCGCCGAGATTTACGCGCATCACATCGTCCCAGTCGCCATAGCTCATCCGCGCGAGCGTGCCGTCGCGGGTGATGCCGGCGTTGTTGACGACGATGTCGATCGGGCCGAATTCTTCGGCGATCGCCGCGCACTGGTCGAGGCACGCCTGATGGTCGCCGACGTCCCATTTGCGCGCCGCGATGCCGGTGCGTTCGGTGAACGCGCGCGCCTTGTCGTCGTTGCCCGCATAATTGGCGACGACGGTGACGCCCTGTTCCTGAAGCTTGAGGCTGATCGCCTCGCCGATACCGCGGCTGCCGCCGGTGACGATTGCTACACGTGCCATATTCTATGCTCTCCCAATGGGCCTGTTTGCCCCTGATTAGGTCGCGCGGGAGAGGCTCGCAAGTTTACCGTTACGTCAAGCGCATAGCTATTTTCAGTTGCTCACCTGGACGATCGGGCGGTCCCAGCGCCCGGCGGCGAGGTCGGCCTTGCGCATCGTCAGCACCAGATGGTCGACGTCGCCGAACATCCAGCTCATCAGCCCGCTGGTCGGCAGCTCGAGCAGGGTCGCGTGACTCTCCTCGTCATAATCGTGGACATAGCGGAAGGGGATATGCCCGATGCTCGGCATCTCGCGCGCCGCCAGTTCCTGCGCATAAGGTTCGAACACCGCGCGCGCGGCGTCGGACAGCGCATCGGGGTCCGCGGCATAGGCGTGCTTCGCATGGTCGAACCAGATGCTGTGATAGTCGTGGACCCACAAAGGCGCATCGGGATGATGCTGGGTCAGCGGCAGCGTCAGGCTCTCGATCAGCTCGGCGCCGGGGCGCCCCGCGGGGTCGGGCTTGCGCAGCACCTTGACCCAGGTGATCGCCTGCAGCGCTTCCATCACCGCGGCGGCGTCGGTCGCGGTGAAGGCCATTCTGGTCGCGCTCTCGCGGACGATGTCGATGATCTCCTCGGCGCGGAAGCGCGCGACATGATTGGCGGCGCGTGCAGCGGCGGCGGCATCGTGCAACTCCTGCAGCGCGGCGCGCATATTGACCAGGCCCTCGCGGCCGAGCGGGTCCTTTTCGCCGTCGTCGTGCTTGACCAGGCGGCGCTCGACGCTCGCGAGCTGCGTGTCGATCGGCGAGGGGCCCTCGACCTCCTTCCAGTAACGTTCGATGCGCATCGCGAGGATCTCGACCATCGCCAGCATCGAGGGCCAGTCGAAGGGGTGAAAGGCGGGGTCGGCGATATCGTAGCCGAGACGATAGAGGCGGAAGCCGGGCCCGTCGCCGTCCTCGCCATCCGCCTGGCGCGGGTCGGCGTCGCCGGGGCGCACCGCGACCAGGTCGACGGGCCATTCGGGAAAAGCGGCGCGCGCGAAGGGCATCAGGTCGCCGAAGCGTAGCCCGCCGTGCGGCGCGAAGAAGCTGCCGCCGGGGTCGAGCGGGTGCGGCGGTTCGACCGGCTCGCCCGCCTCATGGACATGGACCAGCGCGGCGTCGCCGTCGCGCGGGTGGATGAAGAGCGCCAGGCTGCCGCGGCGCGGGCCGAGCCCGTCCCATATGCCGGCCGGCAGGTCGGCGCAGGCGATCTGCGCGATGAACTGGCCGGGGACCTCGCGGATCTGCGGCCAGGCCGCGCCGGGGTCGAGCCGCGGGCGGCCGCCGAGCCAGCTGGTCCGCGCCTCGTCGGTGCGCGGCGGAATCTGCGGCGCCAGGCGGACCGCGACGGGCTCGGTGCCGCGGCGTTCGATCAGATCGGCCTCATGCTCGACCTGCGCGACCATCGATTCGAGCATCTGCGTGACCATCGCGCGGTCGGCTTCGGTCGGCTCGGCGGGCACCGGGGGCAGCGGGTCGCGTTCGTCGACGAGCACATCGGCGTGGGCCGCAGCGGGCGCCTCCACGGACGCGTCGAACGCGCTTTCGGTGGCGGGTTCGAGCGGCGCGCGGCCGCTGACGCGCGCGAGGCGCGAGGCGGAGATCTCGACCGGCTCCTCGGCGATGCGTTCGCGCGCGCGGTCGCGGCGCGGCAGGCTGGGCAGGCGGCTTTCGCGCGGCGCGCCGGGAACGCGCGGGGCTTTCGGCGCCTTGGGTGCCACGGGGCCACGGCGGCGCCAGACAAAATAGACGATGAGTAGGTAGGCGAGCGTACCGCCCCCCAGCATCAGCATCGCCGATTGCACCTGACTCATCGCGGACCTCCTGGAGACTCGCGGAGCAGCCTAGGGGAATAGGTTAAACAGGAGGTAAGCGATGCCCCGCTCAGGCCCAGCCGGCGAGTTCGCGGCGGATCAGGGCTTCGAGCATCGCGAGCCCGGGGGCGCTGTCGTTGAGGCAGGGGATGTAGGCGAAATCTGTGCCCCCCGCGGCTTCATATTGCTCCTTGCCGCGGATCGCGAGTTCCTCGAGCGTTTCGAGACAGTCGGCGGCGAAGCCCGGTGCGAAGATCGCGACCTTTTTTCCCTCGCTGCCCAGCCGTTCGAGCACCGCGTCGGTCGCGGGTTCGAGCCATTTGGCGCGGCCGAAGCGCGACTGGAAGGCGACCTCGACCGGCCGTCCCAGCGCTTCCGAAAGCAGGCGCGCGGTCTTCCGGCACTGGCAATGATAGGGATCGCCCAGGTGAAGCGTCCGCTCGGGCATGCCGTGGAAGCTGGCGAGCAGCACGTCGGGCGCGAAATCGAGCGCGGCAAGGCCGGTTTCGACCGAGGCATTGAGCGCGGCGATATAATGGGTGTCGTCGGCGTAGGGCGGCAGGAACCGCAGCGCCGGCTGCCAGCGCAATGTGGCGAGATGCGCGTTCACCGCGTCGGTCACCGTCGCGGTCGTCGCGCCGCAATATTGCGGATAGAGCGGCGCGACCAGGATGCGGCGGCAGCCTGCGGCAAACATCGCATCGAGCGTCGCGGGAATCGCGGGCCGGCCATAACGCATCGCATGCTCGACGCGCACGCCCTCGCCGAGCGCCGCCTGCAGCGCAGCTGCCTGGCGCCGCGTGATTGCGGCAAGCGGCGAGCCTTCTTCGGTCCACACCTGGCTGTACGCATGCGCCGACTTTTTCGGCCGGGTGGTCAGGATGATCCCGCGCAGGATCGGCTGCCACAGGATTTGCGGGATTTCGACGACGCGGCGGTCGGACAGGAACTCGGCGAGGTAGCGGCGCACCGAGCGTGCGTCGGGGGCATCGGGGGTGCCAAGGTTGACCAGCAGCACGCCGACGCGCGGCGGTGCAATGGTGGGGTGGTCGGCGGGCCGGGTCATGCGCGTTCGGGGCTCAGCGGGATGCGGCGGATGCGGCGCCCCGTCGCGGCGTAGAGCGCGTTGGCGATCGCGGGGGCGACGACGGGCACGCCGATCTCGCCCAGCCCGCCGGGGTCGCGGTCGCTCTCGACGAACTCGACGACGATCTCGGGCGACTGCGCCAGCCGCGGCAGCCCGAGCTGGCCCAGCTTGCGCGCGGTCGCGACCCCGCCC
This window contains:
- the phbB gene encoding acetoacetyl-CoA reductase — its product is MARVAIVTGGSRGIGEAISLKLQEQGVTVVANYAGNDDKARAFTERTGIAARKWDVGDHQACLDQCAAIAEEFGPIDIVVNNAGITRDGTLARMSYGDWDDVMRVNLGGCFNMAKATFGGMVERGWGRIVNIGSINGQAGQYGQVNYAAAKSGIHGFTKALAQEGAKKGVTVNAIAPGYIDTDMVAAVPAPVLEKIVAKIPVGRLGQADEIARGVAFLCSEDAGFVTGSTMSINGGQHMY
- a CDS encoding helix-turn-helix domain-containing protein, with protein sequence MTTAGIHALTEKEKETLRLLVSGYDAKSMARHLGLSVHTVNERLRDARRKLAVSSSREAARQLRDIEHRDPQILGDKALGEAAAAPGVEQPTASVEARRMGRRSGWIAGGLFMSFALALLAFASMSGSADAPAAPPATAAADSPAVAAARDWFTLVDKGDWNASWEATGQSFRAMNSVETWARVASQVQGPLGAVKARTLLSEETVPAPPYGYQLVKFRTDYTNKPGAIETLSLVHEGGSWRVVGVTVE
- the hemH gene encoding ferrochelatase, which produces MTRPADHPTIAPPRVGVLLVNLGTPDAPDARSVRRYLAEFLSDRRVVEIPQILWQPILRGIILTTRPKKSAHAYSQVWTEEGSPLAAITRRQAAALQAALGEGVRVEHAMRYGRPAIPATLDAMFAAGCRRILVAPLYPQYCGATTATVTDAVNAHLATLRWQPALRFLPPYADDTHYIAALNASVETGLAALDFAPDVLLASFHGMPERTLHLGDPYHCQCRKTARLLSEALGRPVEVAFQSRFGRAKWLEPATDAVLERLGSEGKKVAIFAPGFAADCLETLEELAIRGKEQYEAAGGTDFAYIPCLNDSAPGLAMLEALIRRELAGWA
- a CDS encoding ATP-grasp domain-containing protein; the encoded protein is MPYQPRVAILVPGAEYYEKWQPAFARKALALAGAGLAVEQRVWGDPGDLKGFDLILPLFAWGYQRDVPRWYALLDRLEAEELPVVNPVAVLRWNSDKAYLSQLAAKGVAVVPTVEIAALDDAGLADARARLGADEVVIKPAISGGADGTHRVAAGVGVPPDAVGQRRLVQPLMPGILTEGEYSLFFFDGQFSHAIVKRPAAGDFRVQEQFGGRETAWDASAEAQALAAAALAAAPAPPVYARVDMVGDAAGVLHIMELELIEPSLFLHFAEDKGAAFGKAVAGVAVR
- a CDS encoding DUF1963 domain-containing protein; the encoded protein is MSQVQSAMLMLGGGTLAYLLIVYFVWRRRGPVAPKAPKAPRVPGAPRESRLPSLPRRDRARERIAEEPVEISASRLARVSGRAPLEPATESAFDASVEAPAAAHADVLVDERDPLPPVPAEPTEADRAMVTQMLESMVAQVEHEADLIERRGTEPVAVRLAPQIPPRTDEARTSWLGGRPRLDPGAAWPQIREVPGQFIAQIACADLPAGIWDGLGPRRGSLALFIHPRDGDAALVHVHEAGEPVEPPHPLDPGGSFFAPHGGLRFGDLMPFARAAFPEWPVDLVAVRPGDADPRQADGEDGDGPGFRLYRLGYDIADPAFHPFDWPSMLAMVEILAMRIERYWKEVEGPSPIDTQLASVERRLVKHDDGEKDPLGREGLVNMRAALQELHDAAAAARAANHVARFRAEEIIDIVRESATRMAFTATDAAAVMEALQAITWVKVLRKPDPAGRPGAELIESLTLPLTQHHPDAPLWVHDYHSIWFDHAKHAYAADPDALSDAARAVFEPYAQELAAREMPSIGHIPFRYVHDYDEESHATLLELPTSGLMSWMFGDVDHLVLTMRKADLAAGRWDRPIVQVSN
- a CDS encoding ribbon-helix-helix domain-containing protein, whose amino-acid sequence is MAAPYHPPVKRSVTIAGHPTSISLEPVFWDALEAEAARQALPINALVARIDVERMEAEDPPNLTSAIRQWLWRGRTEE